From the Shewanella amazonensis SB2B genome, one window contains:
- a CDS encoding sulfotransferase, with amino-acid sequence MNKTFIISLPRTGTTSVCVALLEAAPRAGLAPLKVAHMAFTKASFEAADAIADAPVFSDYQKLDKLYPGSKFVYLDRTIDSWLPSMQRLLERMLPKLDPNAKGGFHPQLRRSFNEVFKLNKALAGTVDMMSPAHLEQCFTRHRQGVDDYFCGRDDLLCLDPSASGALAALHRFLGLADVAEDAPFPHLNQAGRVAGFDEFKHPNKIPAELSGPQRRAFFDYAVNRKG; translated from the coding sequence GTGAACAAGACTTTTATTATCAGCCTGCCCCGAACCGGCACCACCAGTGTGTGTGTGGCCCTGCTTGAGGCAGCGCCAAGGGCGGGGCTGGCACCACTTAAGGTGGCGCACATGGCCTTTACCAAGGCGAGCTTTGAGGCCGCCGATGCCATAGCCGACGCCCCTGTGTTCAGTGACTACCAAAAACTGGACAAACTCTACCCCGGCAGTAAGTTTGTTTATCTTGACCGCACAATCGACAGCTGGTTGCCGTCGATGCAAAGGCTGCTCGAGCGCATGTTGCCAAAGCTCGACCCTAACGCCAAAGGTGGTTTTCACCCGCAGCTGCGGCGCAGTTTTAATGAAGTATTTAAGCTGAATAAGGCTCTGGCAGGCACAGTGGATATGATGAGCCCCGCGCACCTGGAGCAATGTTTTACCCGCCACAGGCAAGGGGTAGATGATTATTTCTGTGGCCGCGACGACTTGCTTTGCCTTGACCCCTCAGCCTCGGGGGCTCTGGCGGCGCTGCACCGATTTTTAGGTCTTGCCGACGTCGCCGAAGACGCCCCTTTTCCGCACCTGAATCAGGCGGGCCGGGTGGCCGGTTTTGATGAGTTCAAACACCCCAACAAAATCCCCGCCGAGCTGTCGGGCCCTCAGCGACGCGCCTTTTTCGACTATGCCGTCAACCGTAAAGGTTGA
- a CDS encoding PD-(D/E)XK motif protein translates to MTLLFIEDEILASWKALNNSGSGIGWQAVPVTSPGDCRIVAARHFPENEEALLVGFNLEVLPINTQLPEGKGFRVEIIRDVRLGPDHTWIGLIRQDSGSLEIFLTMVRDILIMVSKKSDMSPVALFSAFIGRIRAWQDFMSKPRAVLGAEAEAGLFGELTFLGLLIDSGLSISNAVESWYGPLGGLQDFMLGHGAIEIKTTLAEKGFPAKVHSLEQLDDSIVRPIFLGAVRLSQNITGCTLSKLIDDIRAMLSLDRQALSEFDNRLLRVGYLDSESEHYTRSFLAIEIRNFLVDERFPRMIPGTVPFGVKSAKYEIDIDQVEAIEVPLIEVYRELGID, encoded by the coding sequence ATGACCCTTCTGTTTATTGAGGATGAGATCCTTGCTTCTTGGAAGGCATTAAATAATTCGGGTTCCGGTATTGGTTGGCAGGCTGTACCGGTAACCTCTCCGGGAGACTGTCGTATTGTGGCCGCGCGACACTTTCCGGAAAATGAAGAAGCATTGTTGGTGGGCTTTAACTTGGAAGTTCTGCCAATTAACACTCAGCTTCCTGAGGGAAAGGGTTTTCGGGTAGAAATAATTCGTGATGTGAGGTTGGGTCCAGATCACACGTGGATCGGCCTTATTAGGCAGGATTCAGGAAGCCTTGAAATTTTTCTTACCATGGTCAGAGATATTTTGATCATGGTAAGTAAGAAATCGGATATGTCTCCGGTAGCCTTGTTTAGTGCATTTATTGGGCGAATCAGAGCATGGCAGGACTTTATGAGCAAGCCTAGGGCTGTGCTTGGAGCTGAAGCCGAGGCAGGTCTTTTTGGAGAGCTGACTTTCCTGGGCCTATTAATCGACTCTGGGCTTAGCATATCTAATGCTGTTGAGTCTTGGTATGGACCACTGGGTGGATTGCAGGATTTTATGCTGGGTCATGGAGCTATTGAAATAAAAACGACTTTAGCGGAGAAAGGGTTTCCCGCTAAAGTTCATTCTCTGGAACAGCTGGATGATTCTATCGTTCGACCTATTTTTTTGGGGGCTGTTCGTTTGAGTCAAAATATCACTGGGTGCACACTTTCGAAACTAATTGATGATATTCGAGCAATGTTGTCACTGGACAGACAGGCCTTATCAGAGTTTGATAACCGCCTGTTGAGAGTTGGCTACTTGGACTCTGAAAGTGAGCATTATACAAGAAGCTTTTTAGCTATTGAGATTCGAAATTTTTTGGTAGATGAAAGGTTTCCAAGAATGATTCCAGGGACAGTTCCTTTCGGAGTTAAATCTGCAAAATATGAGATTGATATTGATCAGGTTGAAGCTATTGAAGTGCCTCTGATAGAGGTATATCGAGAATTAGGTATTGATTGA
- a CDS encoding ATP-binding protein, with the protein MIEALRGLGYTTASALADIIDNSIAAKASRVDLNFTWQNEKSRIEILDNGSGMDAQGLDTAMRLGELNPLDERDESDLGRFGMGLKTASFSQCRSLTVATMQNNQFNCLRWDLDVLVESSGDGWFMLEGASETGLPLVESFKKIGHGTLVLWEKLDRILTDGFTSNDFLDLIDQVERHLAMVFHRYLEDQSQRFEIYINDNKVKPWDPFMTGHPAKSWNSPLASQLTLGGSVNVECHVLPHKDRLTDKEFEAAAGPDGWTAQQGFYVYRNRRMLLAGSWLGLGKARSWTKEEAHRLARIRLDIPNTVDSDWKIDIRKATARPPVKMRKWLMHLAEDTRARARKTFASRGRSARTGNGETVVQAWRADQTSTGLRYKVDDSHPAIRAVLDDAGSLLPQIKAMLRILEETIPVQRIWLDTAENKETPRTNFDGEAPSEVIEVLTIMYQNLTSKKGFSAEEAKRKLLQTEPFHDYPQLVASLTDST; encoded by the coding sequence ATGATCGAAGCATTGCGTGGTCTTGGCTATACGACAGCATCTGCGTTAGCGGACATTATTGACAACAGTATTGCAGCTAAAGCCAGTCGCGTTGATCTCAATTTTACTTGGCAGAACGAGAAGAGTCGTATTGAGATACTGGATAATGGTAGCGGAATGGATGCACAAGGTCTCGATACGGCAATGAGGCTAGGTGAGCTGAACCCTCTTGATGAACGTGATGAGTCAGATCTTGGTCGTTTTGGTATGGGGCTGAAGACTGCTTCCTTTTCTCAATGTCGCAGCCTGACAGTTGCCACAATGCAGAATAATCAGTTTAACTGCTTGCGTTGGGATCTTGATGTACTGGTTGAAAGCTCCGGTGATGGCTGGTTTATGCTGGAAGGGGCGTCAGAGACAGGGCTGCCCTTAGTTGAATCCTTCAAAAAAATCGGTCATGGAACACTGGTTCTTTGGGAGAAGTTAGATCGCATTCTAACAGATGGTTTTACTTCAAATGATTTTCTGGATTTGATTGATCAGGTTGAACGACATCTGGCGATGGTTTTTCATCGATATCTTGAAGACCAAAGTCAGCGCTTTGAAATTTACATAAATGACAACAAGGTAAAACCTTGGGATCCGTTTATGACTGGCCATCCGGCTAAATCTTGGAATTCACCGCTAGCATCACAGTTGACTCTGGGGGGAAGCGTCAACGTGGAATGCCATGTTTTACCTCACAAAGATAGGTTAACAGATAAAGAGTTTGAGGCAGCTGCTGGACCTGATGGCTGGACTGCTCAACAAGGATTTTATGTTTATAGAAACAGAAGAATGTTATTGGCGGGCAGCTGGCTCGGCCTTGGCAAAGCCCGATCTTGGACTAAAGAAGAAGCCCATAGACTTGCGCGTATTCGGCTGGATATCCCCAATACAGTAGATTCAGACTGGAAAATCGATATTCGCAAGGCAACTGCGCGTCCTCCGGTAAAAATGAGAAAGTGGTTAATGCACTTGGCTGAAGATACAAGAGCTAGAGCTAGGAAAACTTTTGCGTCAAGAGGTCGGTCTGCAAGAACTGGAAACGGCGAGACAGTGGTTCAGGCATGGCGTGCTGACCAAACATCAACAGGTTTACGTTACAAAGTGGATGATTCGCACCCTGCAATTAGAGCCGTGTTGGATGACGCTGGTTCTCTGTTACCGCAGATTAAAGCCATGCTGAGGATACTGGAAGAAACCATTCCAGTTCAAAGGATATGGCTGGATACAGCAGAAAATAAAGAAACACCACGTACCAATTTCGATGGCGAAGCTCCGTCAGAGGTGATTGAGGTCTTGACCATCATGTATCAAAACCTCACAAGCAAAAAAGGCTTCAGTGCTGAAGAGGCAAAAAGAAAACTTCTTCAGACAGAACCGTTTCATGACTACCCTCAGTTGGTTGCATCCCTGACAGACTCGACCTGA
- a CDS encoding Z1 domain-containing protein, translated as MALNPTEQKVLIFVQNMLEAGSQVTPAIIQEQINLVLNMKKEWRADTDESAVIDELIRRASTWVGDDALLTNDEGHIAWLNQDRKQGWRYWQRYREYQEKKLSWNIVEGLDKSTDLILGNLEDPKRQGPWDRRGLVVGHVQSGKTGNYTGLICKAADAGYKIIIVLAGMHNNLRSQTQIRLDEGFLGFTTSVIQDEMHIVGVGEIDRDPAIRPNFATNRSEKGDFNTKAAKHLGISPEERPWLFVVKKNKSVLERLLKWIQDHVANIQDPETGRKLVTHLPLLIIDDEADNASVDTGDQAYDEFGKPDLEHEPTAINRLTRRILHSFTRKAYVGYTATPFANIFIHNRSETEKEGPDLFPSAFIANLSASSSYIGPAKVFGRSSENGREGGLPLVKVVNDHCSEDEKSGWMPTKHRNGYYPSSDQQHGIPESLRESVDAFVLACAARRLRGQKDEHCSMLIHVTRFTSVQGHVKEQVAAYVDWLKRRLVRRIDHYDVINQLKQLWESDFLATTETIHSMHPDMVDENTLTWSQVEAELSDAISEIEVRAINGFAKEALDYADSAVGLKVIAVGGDKLARGLTLEGLCVSYFLRASRMYDTLMQMGRWFGYRPGYLDLCRLYTTIDLVEWFEHIADASEELREEFDLMTASGATPKEYGLKVASHPVLMVTSRLKMRNAQSLYLSFSGQSVETVSLLKDLDSLKSNLQAFDRLTLRLGEPKPIPDRNRNGSKKSGNGVQWTNVPAEVIVQFLSEYKTHPAAMKVNSRLLSDFIQNMNKEHELTSWTVAIINGGQERTYSIYGSSSVTVKLVKRTPKTITEDRYSIGRLLSPADEALDLDDDAWDAALNETRNNWKNDPARSEKYNGEPPKEPNGPALRKVRGFGAGHIAGHPERGLLLIYLLSPEGVDDSYDESTAPIVSFGISFPGSDSGTKVKYEVNNVLWEQEYDPSVY; from the coding sequence ATGGCATTAAATCCCACGGAACAGAAAGTCTTAATTTTTGTACAGAATATGCTTGAGGCAGGAAGCCAGGTGACTCCAGCTATTATTCAGGAGCAGATAAATCTTGTTCTGAATATGAAAAAAGAGTGGAGAGCTGACACTGATGAGAGCGCAGTCATTGATGAGCTTATCCGCAGAGCGAGCACATGGGTTGGTGATGATGCATTGCTGACCAACGACGAAGGCCATATTGCTTGGCTGAACCAAGATCGTAAGCAAGGATGGCGTTACTGGCAGCGCTACCGTGAGTACCAGGAGAAAAAACTATCTTGGAATATTGTTGAAGGACTGGATAAGTCAACAGATCTGATTCTTGGCAATCTTGAAGATCCAAAACGTCAGGGACCGTGGGATCGAAGAGGACTGGTAGTTGGACACGTGCAGTCTGGTAAAACTGGCAACTATACCGGTCTGATCTGCAAGGCGGCTGATGCGGGTTACAAAATAATTATTGTGCTTGCTGGCATGCACAATAACCTTCGTTCCCAGACTCAGATACGACTGGACGAGGGTTTTCTTGGCTTTACGACGAGTGTCATTCAAGATGAGATGCACATTGTTGGTGTGGGCGAGATTGACAGAGACCCGGCTATACGACCAAATTTTGCGACCAACCGTTCGGAAAAAGGTGACTTTAATACCAAGGCAGCAAAACATCTTGGTATATCCCCAGAAGAGCGCCCTTGGTTGTTTGTTGTGAAAAAGAACAAATCGGTTTTGGAAAGGCTGTTAAAGTGGATTCAGGATCATGTTGCCAATATTCAGGATCCTGAGACAGGCAGGAAACTGGTTACCCATCTTCCTCTTTTGATCATAGATGATGAGGCGGACAATGCATCGGTTGATACAGGCGACCAGGCTTATGATGAGTTCGGTAAGCCTGATCTAGAGCATGAGCCTACCGCCATAAACCGGTTGACTCGAAGAATACTTCATAGCTTTACCCGCAAAGCTTATGTTGGTTATACGGCGACACCATTCGCAAATATTTTCATTCACAATCGAAGCGAGACTGAGAAAGAGGGGCCAGATCTCTTTCCTTCAGCATTTATTGCAAATCTTTCAGCTTCATCCAGTTACATCGGCCCTGCTAAAGTATTTGGTCGCTCGAGCGAAAATGGCAGGGAAGGAGGTCTTCCTCTTGTTAAAGTAGTCAATGACCATTGCTCTGAAGATGAAAAATCAGGCTGGATGCCAACCAAACATAGAAATGGTTATTACCCGTCAAGTGACCAGCAGCATGGTATTCCTGAGTCCCTAAGAGAGTCGGTCGATGCATTTGTGCTTGCCTGTGCAGCGCGAAGGCTGAGGGGGCAGAAAGATGAGCACTGCTCCATGCTGATACATGTCACTCGATTCACATCCGTTCAGGGACATGTTAAAGAGCAGGTTGCGGCTTATGTTGATTGGCTAAAGAGGCGCTTGGTGCGACGGATTGATCATTATGACGTGATTAATCAACTCAAGCAGCTCTGGGAAAGTGACTTTCTGGCTACAACTGAAACCATTCACTCTATGCACCCTGATATGGTGGATGAGAATACGTTGACTTGGTCGCAAGTAGAAGCAGAACTTTCGGATGCTATCTCAGAGATTGAAGTAAGAGCTATCAACGGTTTTGCGAAAGAAGCGCTTGATTATGCGGACAGTGCCGTAGGGCTTAAAGTCATTGCTGTCGGCGGAGATAAACTTGCCCGAGGACTGACACTTGAAGGACTGTGTGTCAGTTATTTTCTTCGTGCATCCAGAATGTACGATACATTGATGCAAATGGGACGCTGGTTTGGTTATCGCCCGGGATACCTTGACCTGTGTAGGCTGTATACAACCATTGATCTTGTGGAGTGGTTTGAACATATTGCTGATGCATCAGAAGAGCTGCGTGAAGAGTTCGATCTGATGACTGCCAGCGGTGCAACTCCAAAGGAGTATGGTCTGAAGGTAGCTTCGCATCCTGTGCTGATGGTTACTTCTAGACTAAAAATGCGGAACGCTCAAAGCCTTTACCTTTCCTTCAGCGGTCAGTCTGTTGAAACTGTTTCTCTTTTGAAGGATTTAGATTCTCTGAAGTCTAACCTGCAAGCCTTTGATCGCTTAACATTACGCTTGGGTGAACCTAAGCCGATTCCTGATAGAAATCGGAATGGCAGCAAGAAGTCTGGTAATGGCGTTCAGTGGACTAATGTGCCAGCTGAAGTGATCGTGCAGTTTTTAAGTGAATACAAAACTCATCCGGCTGCGATGAAGGTTAACAGTAGGTTACTTTCTGACTTCATTCAGAATATGAATAAAGAACATGAGCTTACATCATGGACTGTGGCAATAATTAACGGTGGCCAAGAGCGAACATACTCAATTTATGGTTCCAGCAGTGTTACAGTTAAATTGGTAAAACGTACCCCGAAAACGATTACTGAGGATCGGTACTCAATTGGAAGGCTTCTATCGCCAGCCGATGAAGCTCTTGACCTTGATGATGATGCTTGGGATGCAGCGTTGAATGAAACCAGAAACAACTGGAAGAATGACCCAGCTCGGTCAGAAAAATATAATGGAGAGCCGCCAAAGGAGCCGAATGGCCCGGCTCTACGAAAGGTGAGAGGGTTTGGTGCAGGCCACATAGCCGGCCATCCTGAGCGGGGGCTTTTGCTTATCTACTTGCTGAGCCCTGAGGGAGTTGATGACAGTTATGATGAGAGTACTGCACCAATTGTGTCTTTTGGTATCAGCTTCCCGGGAAGTGACAGCGGTACAAAGGTTAAGTATGAAGTGAACAATGTACTCTGGGAGCAGGAATATGACCCTTCTGTTTATTGA
- a CDS encoding LysR family transcriptional regulator: MLNPLWLKTFITLVETGHFTQTASKLFMTQPGVSQHLNKLEQACGHQLLIRSRSGIELTEAGERLYQYALSQARAEAALLDSLDEDNPFSGSCRLACSGSLAQLLYPKLLALQAAHPGLKVHMEAAPNARIINEVQQGDKDLGIITAPPPRGLFSDTDIGTQALCLVLPASSEATTDDASLPSINELKVLGLISHPDAAHYLSLFFAHSGSPGYQNAFAEDFPISSYINQLGQILLPVSMGLGFTVLPLSVVEQFSERDKLRVCVGLERVFEPLYLIHKRQRQLPARFDTIRSLIQSVLTSTTDSPQ; the protein is encoded by the coding sequence ATGCTCAATCCCCTCTGGCTAAAAACCTTTATCACCCTGGTGGAAACCGGCCACTTTACCCAAACGGCAAGCAAGCTGTTTATGACCCAGCCCGGGGTAAGCCAACACCTGAATAAGCTGGAGCAGGCCTGTGGCCACCAGCTGCTTATCCGCAGCCGCAGTGGCATCGAATTGACCGAAGCGGGCGAGCGACTGTATCAGTATGCGCTCTCTCAGGCCCGGGCCGAGGCGGCGCTGCTGGATAGCCTGGATGAGGACAATCCTTTCAGCGGCAGCTGTCGTCTCGCCTGCTCCGGCTCGCTGGCGCAGCTGCTCTACCCCAAGCTGTTGGCGCTGCAAGCAGCGCATCCGGGGCTTAAGGTGCATATGGAGGCCGCGCCCAATGCCCGCATCATCAACGAGGTGCAGCAAGGCGATAAGGACCTTGGCATTATCACGGCGCCGCCGCCGAGGGGGCTGTTCAGTGACACTGACATAGGCACCCAGGCGCTGTGTTTGGTGTTACCGGCAAGCAGCGAAGCCACCACAGATGACGCCAGTCTCCCTTCAATAAACGAACTCAAAGTCCTTGGGCTGATAAGCCACCCGGATGCCGCCCATTATCTGTCGCTGTTTTTTGCCCACAGTGGCAGCCCCGGCTACCAAAATGCCTTCGCCGAAGACTTTCCCATCAGCAGTTACATTAATCAGTTGGGGCAAATCCTGTTGCCTGTATCCATGGGACTGGGCTTTACCGTGCTGCCACTGTCGGTGGTCGAGCAATTCAGCGAGCGGGACAAACTCAGGGTGTGTGTTGGGCTGGAGCGGGTATTCGAGCCACTGTATCTCATCCATAAACGCCAGCGGCAACTGCCCGCCCGATTTGATACTATTCGCAGCCTGATCCAATCCGTGCTGACAAGCACAACTGACAGCCCCCAATGA
- a CDS encoding sigma-70 family RNA polymerase sigma factor, giving the protein MRVLNKGSKGSFSRLLKLAVMTGVESAVKAQLDNISALNAQDQNGATLLILAVQKGHENICRLLLQEGADPEIEDKTGKKAKNYAEENGDDRIVHLLNERSFFVPALRSQNEYHTKDERLSKPVACPGEIYKADKSESDSEINIVTNVGDAKNDIVVTCLRSEIVGTSLTEPAGSSEESVPSSAILPVAVNAAKPPVLNVEQSKIFGSVENISADGKNEGSTWELDGSCPALSALDDAQTEKLELTMPLPLGKKIAEREKSLQTVIQAQSKVDDLPCLILSQQQLKNDKEELYGWELACEDMPPEENLESKVQASAIQLQITSHIPIDSGEGWSDIAIDLPEFLDHPDLELFRKKWVFEGFSKLFESCAHVGTLSETFLNDYVAELYTDQILKSSHAYQVSRPTDFSKVLQNDAFYEQLYTQLAEKVFYIRQVLEVHGCVIDDHTFEGESLADSVYEDHDAASIDDAMLLLDDLLYARDEPMGYYFASLPGKELLTREQEVDNGMRREAARLAIMEALSEVPFICELLAHLCQEALREHNPEQSLQKVVAELNTLPSEDFVEIKRAVSLFMDEQEDGDEPDDFVDTYPYEAIVGALKTFLNVSGESEHPGVQDTFRSIVLTEDALNILIKALYESIDKVSDIKTELVNLYTREIKLPRKTAESVAEQKMGRELISQLKTEYPLCEDKLERHAGAINRLQAQMQNINQKTGIDLYSLQDIGSKIKKLQRDISAARDEMITFNLRLVLSVANKYLGRGLELADLVQEGNIGLMKAVEKFDHRKGFKFSTYATWWIRQAITRAIADQARIIRIPVHVNESLNKLISASKVLTHKFGRGPKISELSLILSMPETKVENLKQILVMEPVAEADHNTNGYVDWAAMSPEEEIIDDDRDTNIKDLLKGLTDKEKKVLELRFGINAATELTLEEVGQQFDVTRERIRQIEAKSLKKLAHTSRSSHLAIFFGKEPVAD; this is encoded by the coding sequence ATGAGAGTATTAAATAAAGGCTCAAAAGGGAGTTTCAGTCGGCTGCTTAAACTGGCTGTAATGACTGGTGTTGAAAGTGCAGTGAAAGCACAGCTGGATAACATCAGTGCTTTGAATGCACAGGATCAAAATGGCGCTACTCTTCTCATTCTTGCCGTACAAAAAGGACACGAAAATATCTGTCGCTTGCTTCTTCAAGAAGGAGCGGATCCGGAGATAGAGGACAAGACTGGGAAAAAGGCTAAAAATTATGCCGAAGAGAATGGTGATGACAGAATTGTCCACTTGCTGAATGAACGATCATTTTTCGTACCGGCCTTAAGGTCTCAAAATGAATATCATACAAAGGATGAAAGGCTCAGCAAACCGGTTGCCTGTCCCGGTGAAATTTATAAGGCTGATAAGAGTGAGTCTGATTCTGAGATAAATATTGTTACTAATGTTGGTGATGCTAAAAACGATATTGTGGTTACTTGCCTTAGAAGCGAAATCGTGGGGACTAGCTTAACTGAACCAGCCGGCTCATCTGAAGAAAGCGTTCCTTCATCCGCAATACTTCCGGTAGCCGTTAATGCTGCCAAGCCCCCCGTCCTAAATGTTGAGCAAAGCAAAATCTTTGGGTCAGTTGAGAATATAAGTGCGGATGGCAAAAATGAGGGCTCGACATGGGAACTCGATGGGAGTTGTCCAGCGTTATCTGCTTTGGATGACGCTCAGACAGAAAAGTTAGAACTCACAATGCCTCTGCCATTAGGGAAAAAAATTGCCGAGCGAGAAAAAAGCTTGCAGACTGTTATACAGGCCCAATCTAAAGTTGATGATTTACCTTGTTTGATCCTTAGCCAGCAGCAACTGAAAAACGATAAAGAAGAGCTGTATGGATGGGAACTTGCCTGCGAAGATATGCCTCCCGAGGAAAACCTTGAAAGTAAGGTTCAAGCTTCTGCAATACAGTTACAAATCACCAGTCACATCCCGATCGATTCTGGGGAAGGTTGGTCGGACATAGCTATAGATCTACCTGAGTTTTTGGATCATCCAGATCTAGAACTTTTCAGGAAAAAGTGGGTTTTTGAGGGGTTCAGTAAACTTTTCGAGTCATGCGCCCACGTAGGTACTTTGTCGGAAACCTTTCTGAACGACTATGTGGCTGAACTGTACACAGACCAAATATTAAAGAGTTCCCATGCATATCAAGTATCTAGGCCGACGGATTTTTCTAAAGTCCTGCAGAATGATGCTTTTTATGAGCAGTTATACACCCAACTGGCAGAGAAGGTTTTTTATATCCGTCAAGTGCTGGAAGTGCATGGCTGCGTGATCGACGATCATACGTTTGAAGGGGAGTCTCTTGCTGATAGCGTCTATGAAGACCATGATGCAGCCTCCATTGATGATGCGATGCTGCTACTTGATGATCTTCTTTATGCCAGAGATGAGCCCATGGGCTACTACTTCGCAAGTCTTCCCGGTAAAGAACTGTTGACCAGGGAGCAGGAAGTGGATAACGGCATGCGCAGAGAAGCAGCCAGATTAGCCATTATGGAGGCATTGTCTGAAGTGCCTTTTATTTGCGAGCTTTTGGCACATCTCTGCCAAGAAGCTCTCAGAGAACATAATCCTGAACAGTCACTTCAAAAAGTTGTTGCTGAGCTGAACACCCTCCCAAGTGAGGATTTCGTCGAGATAAAGAGGGCTGTCTCCTTGTTTATGGATGAACAAGAAGATGGCGATGAACCCGATGATTTTGTTGATACATATCCCTATGAGGCAATTGTTGGAGCCCTTAAAACTTTCCTCAATGTATCTGGTGAGTCCGAACACCCGGGAGTACAGGATACGTTCAGGAGCATTGTCCTCACCGAGGATGCCCTGAATATATTGATTAAAGCGTTGTACGAGTCAATTGATAAGGTTAGCGACATAAAAACAGAACTGGTCAATCTTTACACCCGCGAAATCAAGCTTCCACGTAAGACAGCAGAGAGTGTTGCAGAGCAAAAAATGGGTCGAGAACTGATATCTCAACTTAAAACAGAATATCCTCTTTGCGAAGACAAACTTGAACGGCATGCCGGTGCAATTAATCGTTTGCAGGCTCAGATGCAGAATATTAACCAAAAGACAGGTATTGATTTATATAGTCTTCAGGATATCGGTTCCAAGATAAAAAAATTGCAGCGAGATATAAGTGCTGCTAGGGATGAGATGATTACCTTCAACCTAAGATTGGTGCTTTCGGTTGCCAATAAATACCTAGGTAGGGGACTTGAACTTGCAGATCTGGTGCAGGAAGGAAACATTGGTTTGATGAAGGCTGTTGAAAAATTTGACCACAGGAAAGGTTTTAAATTCTCAACCTATGCCACTTGGTGGATACGGCAGGCTATTACAAGGGCTATTGCTGATCAAGCACGAATTATACGCATACCTGTTCATGTCAATGAGAGCCTCAATAAGCTGATATCTGCAAGCAAAGTATTGACTCACAAGTTTGGAAGGGGGCCAAAGATATCTGAATTGTCATTGATACTCAGCATGCCTGAAACCAAAGTAGAAAACTTGAAACAGATTTTAGTCATGGAGCCCGTAGCTGAGGCCGATCACAACACGAACGGTTATGTAGATTGGGCTGCAATGTCTCCTGAAGAAGAAATTATTGATGATGATCGAGACACTAATATAAAAGATCTGCTGAAGGGGCTGACAGATAAAGAGAAAAAGGTGCTGGAACTTCGTTTTGGAATTAATGCTGCTACTGAGCTCACTCTAGAAGAAGTCGGCCAGCAGTTTGATGTTACTCGTGAACGCATCAGGCAGATTGAAGCGAAAAGTTTGAAGAAGCTCGCTCATACATCTCGTTCAAGCCACCTTGCAATATTTTTTGGAAAAGAACCGGTGGCAGATTAA
- a CDS encoding lactoylglutathione lyase family protein: protein MNTYPRSFSHIGISVPDLEAAVKFYTEVLGWYLIMPPTEIVEDDSAIGEMCTDVFGAGWERFRIAHLSTGDRIGVELFEFKNQENPEDNFEYWKTGIFHFCVQDPDVEGLAEKIVAAGGKKRMKAPRYYYPGEKPYRMIYMEDPFGNILEIYSHSYELHYSSGAYTG from the coding sequence ATGAACACATATCCACGCAGTTTTTCTCACATCGGTATTTCTGTGCCCGATCTTGAGGCCGCAGTGAAGTTTTACACCGAGGTACTCGGTTGGTATCTCATCATGCCGCCCACCGAGATTGTGGAAGACGACTCCGCCATCGGCGAAATGTGTACCGATGTGTTTGGTGCTGGCTGGGAGCGTTTTCGCATCGCCCACCTGTCCACCGGTGACCGTATCGGGGTTGAGCTGTTCGAGTTTAAAAACCAAGAGAACCCGGAAGACAACTTCGAATACTGGAAAACCGGTATCTTCCATTTCTGCGTGCAGGACCCGGATGTGGAAGGCCTGGCCGAGAAAATCGTTGCCGCCGGTGGTAAAAAGCGCATGAAGGCCCCGCGCTACTATTACCCGGGTGAAAAGCCTTACCGCATGATTTATATGGAAGATCCCTTTGGAAATATCCTTGAGATTTACAGCCACAGTTATGAGCTGCACTATTCGAGTGGTGCTTATACCGGCTAA